In the genome of Nocardiopsis composta, one region contains:
- a CDS encoding nitroreductase/quinone reductase family protein — protein MGNDTKVFRAGRLRHTFDALVERLAKYGWVPSDVWALTTRGRTSGLLRTTPVSLIENEQGRFLVAPYGEVGWVRNIRKDGFATLRQGGWLELVSVVEVGPERAAPVLREYLRHPRAAVVGPYFQAAPDSPVEAFRDEAHRHPVFEIVRSTTVRI, from the coding sequence ATGGGGAACGACACCAAGGTGTTCCGGGCCGGCAGGCTCCGGCACACCTTCGACGCGCTGGTGGAGCGCCTGGCCAAGTACGGCTGGGTTCCGTCCGATGTCTGGGCGCTGACCACCCGCGGCCGCACCTCGGGCCTGCTCCGCACGACCCCGGTCAGCCTGATCGAGAACGAGCAGGGCCGGTTCCTCGTCGCGCCCTACGGCGAGGTCGGCTGGGTGCGCAACATCCGCAAGGACGGCTTCGCGACCCTGCGCCAGGGCGGCTGGCTGGAGCTGGTCAGCGTGGTGGAGGTCGGCCCGGAGCGCGCCGCGCCGGTGCTCAGGGAGTACCTGCGGCACCCGCGGGCCGCGGTGGTCGGCCCCTACTTCCAGGCCGCACCGGACTCCCCGGTGGAGGCGTTCCGCGACGAGGCGCACCGGCACCCGGTGTTCGAGATCGTGCGCAGCACCACGGTCCGGATCTGA
- a CDS encoding acyl-CoA dehydrogenase family protein has product MTDQHKAPAPDPADFLAVDRSLTSEERDIRDAVRAFADAELAPNVAEWFEAGTIPDPRGLAKRFGELGVFGMHLQGYGCAGAGAVSYGLACRELEAVDSGLRSFVSVQGSLAMTAIHKFGSEEQKQEWLPRMAAGEAIGCFGLTEPDSGSDPGSMRTRARRDGTDWVLDGTKMWITNGSVADVAVVWAATDEGIRGFLVPAGTPGFTANTVHHKLSLRASITSELVLDGVRLPAEALLPGSKGLGSPLSCLNEARFGIVWGAAGAARACYAAALDYAGTREQFGRPIGAFQLTQRKLADMVVDVNQAGLTALQIGRLKDDGACHHNHVSFGKFANVAAAQRVARTARSVHGANGITLEYPVIRHMVNLETVATYEGTEEIHALSIGQAVTGVSAFR; this is encoded by the coding sequence ATGACCGACCAGCACAAGGCCCCCGCCCCCGACCCGGCCGACTTCCTCGCCGTGGACCGCTCGCTCACCTCCGAGGAGCGCGACATCCGCGACGCGGTGCGCGCCTTCGCCGACGCCGAACTGGCGCCCAACGTCGCCGAGTGGTTCGAGGCCGGCACCATCCCCGACCCGCGCGGACTGGCCAAGCGCTTCGGCGAGCTCGGCGTGTTCGGCATGCACCTGCAGGGCTACGGCTGCGCCGGGGCCGGCGCGGTCTCCTACGGCCTGGCCTGCCGCGAGCTGGAGGCGGTCGACTCCGGGCTGCGCAGCTTCGTCTCGGTGCAGGGCTCGCTGGCGATGACCGCGATCCACAAGTTCGGCTCCGAGGAGCAGAAGCAGGAGTGGCTGCCGCGGATGGCGGCCGGCGAGGCGATCGGCTGCTTCGGGCTGACCGAGCCCGACTCCGGCAGCGACCCGGGCTCGATGCGCACCCGCGCCCGCCGGGACGGCACCGACTGGGTGCTGGACGGCACCAAGATGTGGATCACCAACGGCTCGGTGGCCGACGTGGCGGTGGTCTGGGCCGCCACCGACGAGGGCATCCGCGGCTTCCTGGTGCCGGCCGGCACGCCCGGGTTCACCGCCAACACCGTCCACCACAAGCTGTCGCTGCGCGCCTCGATCACCTCCGAGCTGGTGCTGGACGGGGTGCGGCTGCCGGCCGAGGCGCTGCTGCCCGGCTCCAAGGGGCTGGGCTCCCCGCTGTCCTGCCTGAACGAGGCGCGGTTCGGCATCGTGTGGGGCGCGGCGGGCGCCGCGCGCGCCTGCTACGCCGCCGCGCTGGACTACGCCGGCACCCGGGAGCAGTTCGGCCGGCCGATCGGCGCCTTCCAGCTCACCCAGCGCAAGCTCGCCGACATGGTGGTCGACGTCAACCAGGCCGGGCTGACCGCACTGCAGATCGGCCGGCTCAAGGACGACGGCGCCTGCCACCACAACCACGTGAGCTTCGGTAAGTTCGCCAACGTGGCGGCGGCGCAGCGGGTCGCCCGCACCGCCCGCTCGGTGCACGGCGCCAACGGCATCACCCTGGAGTACCCGGTGATCAGGCACATGGTGAACCTGGAGACGGTGGCCACCTACGAGGGCACCGAGGAGATCCACGCACTGAGCATCGGGCAGGCGGTGACCGGCGTCTCGGCGTTCCGCTGA